Genomic window (Argopecten irradians isolate NY chromosome 2, Ai_NY, whole genome shotgun sequence):
CCTTCACCCAAGACCACTGTGCCTGAGCTTTATATGGACAGAAGATGAGTCTGTCCGGCTGCTGGTCATCTAGTGTACACATGTCCCAGTGGTTGTCGTACAGGTCTTTATTATTGTACTTAACCTCCAGTACAAACTCACCGCCCGTGTACTCCTCCTCTAcaacacatttatatatatttatacaatagcATAATGACACAAGACAAATTAAACTGATTTCACGGAAGTTTATTAATTTCACATGATAGATTTTAGGCATTTCTGAGGGGTTACTCTATAAGTTATAGGATATAAAGATTCACCTAAGCAATTAATATAGATCTGAATACCCCAATGCGCCAGAGGAATTCCCTTAGAAGCGGGGTTGTTAGGTCCAAAGATATGTATGTCCGAAGATATTAATTAGACTATACAATtctaaaatactaaaatatttttttttcttcatattctAATCACTTTTATATAGTTTAGAGGTCAGTTTTGCATAGCCTGAAAGAAGAGTAGATCGAGTATTACATTCTTATATGACGTTCTACACGTATAACGTTTTCGCAGGACATTTTAAAAGTGTCAGTTATTGGCCAAGCTAAACTATTGCATTGGCTAAGCTATCAATGCGCCATAATCGAACTTGtgttattgtaaatataagtaaatacaaaaaaatgattAGCAAATTAGTACCTCAAAaagttattaaaattaaaaacattattctcaatagaaaaattgtaattaaaaaaaaaacccgctCCTAAGAAGAATGTTTTTCCATTTTTTGACAATGACTGCATAATATATATTGAGATTAATacgttaaagtgaatagtcaggcaTAGAAAACATGCGTTCtatggccttccaaaagtccttgaATATCAAAACGGCGGTCCGATTCTGCTTAAATTGTCcaattttgaccattgaaattacgGAAAAGTCCCGTGAAATTTTGGCACATTTTAAAAGAACAACTCTTTGacagcgaggctgcgtggaaatatCAACAAGGACATAGCCAACCGAGAGGACATGTAAGGATTCCTGTAATATTAATTAACTCCTTCGTATGCAGAGCATTTTGGACAGGAAatcttatatttctatttcatgaaaaattaaaaaccatttTTGCTGACGTTAGCCTTCCTTTGCTCGACTATATGGGGCCGCGATGGCCAAGTgcttaagatgtcccgacatagtACGGCTTTCTTCCTCCAACAAATTTGGCGCGTCCTTCCATAACCCtgactattaataggacgttaaactaataaaacccctAAACTCATTGCCCGACTATTGACTTTAATTCGACCTTAGTTTCTGAAAAGGGATACATTTCATCGATcttgtatttcatatttttctattGCTTTCTTATATTTCATATGTTGACCAGACCAATAACTAGAGATCAAAAGAGAAATAATAATAAGACAAAATGAACTTACCAAATGTATAATTAAGAAAAGTTCTAGATTTGATCCCACCTTTCTTTTCGTCTGGCAGCATAATCGTCTTTCCTACAAGTACTCGTTCACCCACCTCTAAAATACCAGAAGGAAACTatccattatcattattatcgTACTAATAGCAAATACTAGTTCAAGGAATATATTCACTTCTTGATGTATGCAAACGTAGGGGGGCACTTACGTTTGGTGTTTTCGCTAACATATATACTTTGTATATCTTAATGTCGTGGCCTTAGAAATGCTCACATATTTGAATAGGTTTACATAATCTCCCAAAATGCATGTAGGACTAAATCGTATTTGGGCAATGTATCTTTAACCTTTTAGTATTTATCCTGCATGCATATATAGCAGTTTGATGATGAATATCAGTACCGCtatttgacaaacaccatacGTACAACAATTATGTAAACACGActaaatataattgtattagGACTTTGTTCCCCATCACTTACTTTACATTGTAGCCACAACATCACTTAGCTAAGGACTTTTGAGCGATCATTTCTGTTGAAGTGCATGATAGAAAGTTCAAGTGTTTGACCGACAATAATCTTTTATTAGATTGTCCATAAATCGTATGAGATACTTTTGTCATACAAGTATCTATACAAGTTTATTATCAATTTCTCCAGATACAGAAAGTAAATATGTATTAAGCAGAGAATTGTACGAATAAGTAAATAATTATAGAAACAAGACATTGCATTGGTCATTAGATATCTATATGCTTAGGTGGTTTATAAATGTGAATGTCTAATTTATATTAGGTTTAATTGAACttgatttttaattgattttaattatttaaaaatttgcttattatttttcttatttcttgTATTGTCCTAAAATTAGACAAAAGTCGTCCCATATGATGCTATAATTTGTTCAAGGTGTCTCttgaaacattttactttcaaaatCACGATCTAAAAATACATTAAGTCGAAACAATTGAATCGTGCATTTACCTTAACTTCATTAATGTATGCAACTAGAATAAATTCCCAATATTGATTGGAAAGATACTGTTGACTTTAACATCCAAGGTTGATAACTTACCACAACCATTGTAGAGATCTCCTATTGACACATAATTGTTTGTCTTAATGAAGTTATCCCATAATTTCTTTGACTCTACGAAGTCAGGGTTATCCTCATCTTTTATTTCGTCCATATCCTCTTTAGCATCCTTCTCAATGTCGTTTGACTCTTCTCTCTTTGTGAGATGCAATCCATCGTCCTGATTTGTATCGGCACCCTGTCCTTGCTGTCTGTTACGATTCATGATGTCCTCGGGAGGGCCATGGTTAAAATACGTGAAATAGACGCTGAAGATCATACAGCAGAAAACGAAGAGGATGACCACAGGGATGCGTTTGGCGTACATGACTCCCGGGTTACAGATACGTTTGATACTCATGATGGTATAGAGAGCTATATATGTCCGACTGAAAGGCTCGGCTATAATAATGTAGATTGTGTCCTTGATCTCATGACGTCATAGGTGATAACTCGTGCAGTGCATGGTGGATAACGACCATTGATAACAAATTTGTTAACAAGCTTTACGTGAGTTTctataatttaataaaattctttttcatattGTCTCTGGCACTAAAAGCGCTAATATTAGCAAACACTCATCaacatataaatgataaatatattaattgatCATTCCTAAAGTCATCATCTTTTCGTATTTCAAGTAATTGATATCGTCAGTTGATTTCTATATCAAGCTGCTGCAGCGTCCTATATATGGCCTGTCCTAATTAGAGTGCAGTTTTCAATTCTAGATAGATAGACTTATCAGTATTTTATTGTCACGCTTATCATAATCTTGCTACTTTCAAAACGTGAGTGATTTCACTGCCAGATTTTCAAGGTTTAGATATTTATTTGAGACAAGATTGATGTCGGTGTTTAACCATTTTAACAGTCGCAGACAAGATTTTTctcattataacattatttttcgTATTTGTATCGGCAAGATTTGTTTTTgtctatataatatatttcgACAAAACGCAGAAAATATGAAGTGGAATAGACTTAGTTTTAGTTGTAAAAACGTGTCTAAGTAACTTTTACTTTATCATAAATATCCGTGTCCATTGTCTTAAAACCCCGtcattttgatatatagatGTTCTTTTATGAGTGGCTTTGTGAACTCGTTTGATACATTTCATATCACGTAGTCACGaatataagattctatttatcacataacgtttaataatagaaatataagtaaaacttgaGATTTCGTCTCTCTATAAAACAGTAAAAATCCGGCTGGGATGTTAAGTATTCGtttactgagacaatcatgcgacgtcgtatatagattatgacgcgaaaactacatgtgatgtcatataagtgttattacatatgtttcttacgatatttatgacatggtcaTATGATATGTCTGGACGCGTCAGTTATGTGATTCTATTGCGAATGTTTTCTGATCAATCAAAATGACGATACCATTTAAAATAGTAACCAGTTCTATCCCATGGTTGAAGTCATGAAAAGCATTCGACACTACAACAAAGTGAATACTCCAAAATCAAATAACTGTAAGTTTAATGAAACGAGGCAACAAAAGTACATATATCTAAGTGAATAAAACCCGACAGAGTGGGAAACCCGACTGAATGGACGTTATAAAACATAGACATCTCTCTCTTTATAAATGGTGCGTTATTAAATATGAATGTACTGTGACGTTTGTAttctatgacgtcattataacttGGCTGTCTTCAAATACATCAATATGACAGACATGCGATGACTTACTGGCAAATGAAACAAGTTACACTTTTAAAGAAGACAGTTAGCTAGCTCTGCTTGCATTGAATTGATCTAGTTTGAAGGGACACAAAAAGGCATTTGATGCGTTATGGGATCATGTAATGACGTAGAAATGTGAATAGAATGTTGTGTGGTATATCTAAAATATGTTGTAAGAAATAAAAAGGACGATATGATGATGATGCACTAAACTCATTATGGTCCTTTTACCATTACCAAGTCTCGGGCACTATCCCattcggctcgggcactatccTATCCCTGGACTATTCTATGAGGCCATAGCACCCTCTCCACTGGGCCATACGAGATAAATATACCTAACACAACAATGTTTAACATATATCATTTAATCGTGTTATATTTTTTACGATAATTAGAGAAATGTTATCACCAATATCGTACAGATAGTGTTGTATTAATGGATATCTACGTGATAATCTTTGATCAGAGGTAAAGTAGGATACCGTTATTGACATCATTTTAGATTAAAAAATGTCCTATGTACATAATACAATTTATACCgataaatacatttatgttatatttcgaaattttatgtaaacatatggCTATGTACCTTGAAAGATAAAGTAAATCGAGTTATCAATATACTGATTTAGGTGATAGCCAATCAGAACTGGTCATTCGGTCACAtgacaaaacaaagaaaaaattttGCTTGGGAAGATCGGTGCTCGGAATTCTGATTTCCCACCATCCCACCCATTTTCACATATTTCTTTTTCCTAACTATCATACTTTGTTATGTACTTCTGATAGTAATCTGTTTCTAtgataatttttacaattaagATTGTAACAAGAACTcatattatgttttatgtatgtaAGTGTATGTTGATGAACTCATATTATTGTTGTATGTATGCAACTGTATGTTGATGGCATGTTTGGATGCCCCACCTTTTtggttatatcaaaatatttacttatgctgtatatatgtttatgcagCATGGCTGACATTGTTGTTACCATGTCTGCCATGTTATTACTGGccatttaataaaaatgacattaactggacattttcattctctgttgtaatttatataatatacccAAAAACTTACCTTCAGTCGTGTCTTTTAGTCAGAGTGATGTAGctgtataacataaatgtaatttatatcaCAGGACAGCGACTGCGGTGACCGAGTGGTTTTGGTCCCCGATATTCTTCTACTAGCTCTATAGATACTCCATATTTCATCTTACTTTAAATGTGCGTATAGTTATGTCTGAAGTTTGCCAGTAAAACTTTTCACAAAACTAGTGCTGACATTCGTCAAACCTTACCTAAGTCCACAATAGACCATATCACTTCCGTGAACTGATTATAATGTTGctatttaagcattggttgtcacaTTTttacatgcattggtgtgtaacatacattgggtgttctagcatagccAATGGTGCGCGTTAAATATACATATGCTAGAACAAATTAGAACGCATTAGTACGCCTGAGCCTAATTGCcaatgtaaatactggaaaATAACACACATTGGGCTTAGTAGCAACGTATAGGTACTGTGTAGTGCTAGTGCCGATTGAAATATTTAAGCTCTCTTAGCGTACAAACGAATGAAACTGAATAAGTATAAGACGACTGTAAAACTCTTTGAAAGTATCAGTGAATAAATGTAGAAGATATGATTGCTTATAGGCATACTATAACAATAAcaccattttttttctcttaccATGGAAGATGTTTTattagtgaaaaaatacaatcaGCAATAATTTTTAGCAAATGTTACTGACAATCAGAAAATGAGGTATTAGTTCTTTAGTGATACTGTTCTGTTCGGGATCGGTCGTCACTTTACAACCACGTAAATATTTAAGTAAGGGCGAAGAAGGTTTTGCATAATGTAATGCGTTGAAGGTCCCCATAGCTGGTTAGTTGATTGGTTAGGTTTAATATTAACAACTAAGGTCAATTAGGGATGGCCTCTCCTGTAAACAATGTATATTGATGTCGTGCCTCCCTGTAATAGTGGAAGTGTTGTCCTTTTGTTATCTCACTGACACATGCCCCATATATAGATATCAAACAGCAaaaacagaaactaccactattatagactatggtgtagAGAGCCTACTCGTAGATACCAAATGttggcggtgtcaagggagacattatACAGAAAAGTCAGAAAGATCCCAGTTTTAATCGCCTTTCACTATCACACGATAGGGAGAGctggtacaattctaacgctctacctgTATGATATAGAATGTCAAGAAATGACCAGCTTGATTAGCACGATGATAAATGCGGTCAGCTAATAAGTAATGTCAAGCTTGGTTAACGATAATAatctttatatcaatatgtacTATCGTTTATTGTCCACTTAGTAACCTCGGGTTCAGTGTTCATCCTTCATAACTGACCATCCTTACAGTGCCTGAGCACAAATTACAAATACCACGGATTAAAGATGCTTCTGAACTTCATTTCACATCTTAACATATATgctatttatttcaataattacGAAAGTATACGAAATTATGTTGTTTAAGCGAGTTCGAATGGACACAAAGAAGTTACAGTTATTTGCTTCTAGAATAAAGGAAACAGCTTTAATGAAAAGTCAAATATTTGAATCTGTAAAATTAACCGTGTCTGCTTTTAgagaaatttaaatattacaaGCCGCCTAACCGATTCTAATTACCAGACTGTTCGACAATCAGAGTAAATTGCATTTTTACAATATTCCTCGGAAATGATAACACAAAAACCGCAGTTATTGTTAAAATctatgtttaatatatataatataaattcgttttacatatgtaataaatgcaatataaaaTGACTCTAAATAATAAAGACAATGTAACACACGACGCCATATGTATGTAAAGGTATTTCATCGAGCTAACCCGTGTCGACAATTGTTTTACTGTAGCCCTCACAAAATGATTTTATGATTCTTTATAAAGAACATTATGTCCGCTGATAGTATATGTATGATAACAAAAacatcactacatatatatacattgactGCTATGGAGGGAGGTATGTATTGTTACAGTACtcctataaaatgaaaacatcagTTAATCAAAGAATCGTTAAGTTTCGATTTCAAAACTtctatgttaattatatactaATTCAAATACTTGGACTTAGACTTTGAGAG
Coding sequences:
- the LOC138316244 gene encoding uncharacterized protein, with the protein product MSIKRICNPGVMYAKRIPVVILFVFCCMIFSVYFTYFNHGPPEDIMNRNRQQGQGADTNQDDGLHLTKREESNDIEKDAKEDMDEIKDEDNPDFVESKKLWDNFIKTNNYVSIGDLYNGCEVGERVLVGKTIMLPDEKKGGIKSRTFLNYTFEEEYTGGEFVLEVKYNNKDLYDNHWDMCTLDDQQPDRLIFCPYKAQAQWSWVKDKKIPSYLPKGRYETKAYVTDQNEKRVLCGYSLFVL